One region of Eleutherodactylus coqui strain aEleCoq1 chromosome 5, aEleCoq1.hap1, whole genome shotgun sequence genomic DNA includes:
- the LOC136627197 gene encoding olfactory receptor 10A7-like produces MAAEWRGSDILFKLQSLFFCRGWHIAPPGLVAEMKSTSYKFPGNQSSIDEFILLGFTNFNMKIQFFLFPLFLFIYIFTVLGNFTIITVATLDSLLHTPMYYFLRNLSFLEMCYITVTLPKLLHTFVAKKKTISFYGCCMQMYCFFTLGVTECFILAVMAYDRFVAICNPLRYFSVMNKATCLKMATISWVSGNLISLGQTASIFSLPYCGPNIINHFFCDIPPVLKLACTDASANQIAVSVTGFLVLPLPFALVLYSYGRIIAAIIRISTNKGRKKVFSTCASHFISVTLFFGTGAFTYVRVKTSDTTDNDKMLSLLYSVVTPLLNPLIYSLRNQEVKGGLRKLLHQKIGTTETKPSANIRSNENDQ; encoded by the exons ATGGCTGCAGAATGGAGGGGGTCTGACATTCTTTTTAAACTGCAGTCTCTGTTCTTCTGTCGTGGTTGGCACATCGCCCCACCTGGACTTGTGGCAGAG ATGAAATCCACAAGTTACAAGTTTCCCGGAAATCAGTCCAGTATTGATGAGTTCATCCTCTTGGGATTCACCAATTTTAATATGAAGATTCAgttctttctttttcctctctTCCTCTTTATCTACATATTTACTGTTCTTGGTAACTTTACAATAATCACTGTGGCCACCCTGGATTCTCTTCTTCACACACCGATGTACTACTTTCTCCGCAACCTCTCGTTCCTTGAAATGTGCTACATTACAGTCACCCTCCCCAAACTGCTCCACACCTTTGTGGCCAAGAAGAAGACAATATCTTTCTATGGTTGCTGCATGCAGATGTATTGCTTCTTTACCCTTGGTGTCACTGAGTGTTTTATTCTAGCTGTAATGGCATATGACCGCTTTGTAGCCATCTGCAACCCCTTGAGATACTTTTCAGTAATGAACAAAGCTACATGCTTAAAAATGGCCACCATATCTTGGGTCTCTGGCAACCTTATTTCCCTTGGACAAACTGCCTCCATCTTTTCCCTTCCTTACTGTGGTCCTAACATTATCAACCACTTCTTCTGTGACATCCCTCCAGTACTGAAGTTGGCTTGTACTGATGCTTCTGCTAATCAGATTGCTGTTTCTGTCACTGGTTTTCTTGTCTTACCGTTACCCTTTGCTCTGGTACTTTACTCCTATGGACGCATTATTGCTGCTATTATTCGCATTAGCACCAATAAGGGACGGAAGAAGGTCTTCTCTACTTGTGCCTCACACTTTATCTCTGTTACTTTATTCTTTGGAACTGGAGCTTTtacatatgtccgtgtgaagacCAGCGATACAACAGATAATGACAAGATGCTGTCTCTTCTTTATAGTGTGGTAACCCCTCTTCTGAATCCTCTTATATACAGTTTAAGGAATCAGGAAGTTAAAGGAGGACTCAGAAAACTCCTACATCAAAAAATAGGGACCACAGAAACCAAACCATCTGCAAATATTAGGTCCAATGAAAATGACCAATAA